A genomic stretch from Maniola hyperantus chromosome 22, iAphHyp1.2, whole genome shotgun sequence includes:
- the LOC138403893 gene encoding sodium/potassium/calcium exchanger 1-like: protein MYIQGYSHYSQAQGTLREREPQGYSQAQGTLREREPQGYSQAQGTLREREPQGYSQAQGTLREREPQGYSQAQGTLREREPQGYSQAQGTLREREPQGYSQAQGTLREREPQGYSQAQGTLREREPQGYSQAQGTLREREPQGYSQAQGTLREREPQGYSQAQGTLREREPQGYSQAQGTLREREPQGYSQAQGTLREREPQGYSQAQGTLREREPQGYSQAQGTLREREPQGYSQAQGTLREREPQGYSQAQGTLREREPQGYSQAQGTLREREPQGYSQAQGTLREREPQGYSQAQGTLREREPATRCPFLKGYKGSSSCCILPLHRRRTYILCADLPKYSATRGYLRQPFNLHVEHPTCRRGGAAPPVHHTASPVPSASHPATI, encoded by the exons GGCTACAGTCACTACAGTCAGGCTCAAGGCACATTGCGGGAGCGGGAACCACAGGGCTACAGTCAGGCTCAAGGCACATTGCGGGAGCGGGAACCACAGGGCTACAGTCAGGCTCAAGGCACATTGCGGGAGCGGGAACCACAGGGCTACAGTCAGGCTCAAGGCACATTGCGGGAGCGGGAACCACAGGGCTACAGTCAGGCTCAAGGCACATTGCGGGAGCGGGAACCACAGGGCTACAGTCAGGCTCAAGGCACATTGCGGGAGCGGGAACCACAGGGCTACAGTCAGGCTCAAGGCACATTGCGGGAGCGGGAACCACAGGGCTACAGTCAGGCTCAAGGCACATTGCGGGAGCGGGAACCACAGGGCTACAGTCAGGCTCAAGGCACATTGCGGGAGCGGGAACCACAGGGCTACAGTCAGGCTCAAGGCACATTGCGGGAGCGGGAACCACAGGGCTACAGTCAGGCTCAAGGCACATTGCGGGAGCGGGAACCACAGGGCTACAGTCAGGCTCAAGGCACATTGCGGGAGCGGGAACCACAGGGCTACAGTCAGGCTCAAGGCACATTGCGGGAGCGGGAACCACAGGGCTACAGTCAGGCTCAAGGCACATTGCGGGAGCGGGAACCACAGGGCTACAGTCAGGCTCAAGGCACATTGCGGGAGCGGGAACCACAGGGCTACAGTCAGGCTCAAGGCACATTGCGGGAGCGGGAACCACAGGGCTACAGTCAGGCTCAAGGCACATTGCGGGAGCGGGAACCACAGGGCTACAGTCAGGCTCAAGGCACATTGCGGGAGCGGGAACCACAGGGCTACAGTCAGGCTCAAGGCACATTGCGGGAGCGGGAACCACAGGGCTACAGTCAGGCTCAAGGCACATTGCGGGAGCGGGAACCCGCGACGCGGTGTCCGTTCCTAAAGGGTTATAAA GGTTCTAGTTCCTGTTGTATTCTACCCCTACATCGGCGGAGGACCTACATACTTTGTGCCGATCTACCGAAGTACTCAGCTACCAGAGGCTACCTCCGGCAGCCGTTCAACCTGCACGTCGAGCACCCTACGTGTCGTCGTGGAGGAGCCGCGCCGCCCGTGCACCACACAGCTTCCCCCGTGCCTTCGGCCAGCCACCCGGCGACCATCTAA
- the LOC117992760 gene encoding lysoplasmalogenase TMEM86B isoform X1: MISPSDLWLQLKALGRGARLVPFYKAVCVYFVAGGGAPSPSAAALKCAPVLCLLLCVLLATGGAGGYARRVCAGLALSALGDALLVWPQHFVAGMAAFAAAHVAYLCAFGLRPRRARLGAALLGGALLYAWLVRAPGALRPLVAAYALLLSAMAWRGAARPGAQRAGALLFLLSDAILGYSLFAGPVPHAQVLVMSTYYLGQLGIALSALEPRALHARR, from the exons ATGATATCGCCTTCCGATCTG TGGCTGCAGCTGAAGGCGCtggggcgcggcgcgcggctggTGCCGTTCTACAAGGCCGTGTGCGTGTACTTCgtggcgggcggcggcgcgcccTCGCCCTCCGCCGCCGCGCTCAAGTGCGCGCCCGTGCTCTGCCTGCTGCTGTGCGTGCTGCTGGCGACGGGCGGGGCCGGCGGGTACGCGCGGCGCGTGTGCGCGGGGCTGGCGCTGTCGGCGCTGGGCGACGCGCTGCTGGTGTGGCCGCAGCACTTCGTGGCCGGCATGGCGGCGTTCGCGGCCGCGCACGTGGCCTACCTGTGCGCCTTCGGGCTGCggccgcgccgcgcgcgcctCGGCGCCGCGCTGCTGGGCGGCGCGCTGCTGTACGCGTGGCTGGTGCGGGCGCCGGGCGCGCTGCGGCCGCTGGTGGCCGCCTACGCGCTGCTGCTGAGCGCCATGGCGTGGCGCGGCGCCGCCCGCCCCGGCGCGCAACGTGCCGGCGCCTTGCTGTTCCTGCTGTCCGACGCGATCCTGGGCTACAGCCTGTTCGCCGGGCCCGTGCCGCACGCGCAG GTGCTGGTGATGTCGACCTACTACCTGGGGCAGCTGGGCATCGCGCTGAGCGCGCTGGAGCCGCGCGCCCTGCACGCCAGGCGGTGA
- the LOC117992760 gene encoding lysoplasmalogenase TMEM86B isoform X2 → MISPSDLWLQLKALGRGARLVPFYKAVCVYFVAGGGAPSPSAAALKCAPVLCLLLCVLLATGGAGGYARRVCAGLALSALGDALLVWPQHFVAGMAAFAAAHVAYLCAFGLRPRRARLGAALLGGALLYAWLVRAPGALRPLVAAYALLLSAMAWRGAARPGAQRAGALLFLLSDAILGYSLFAGPVPHAQRSHSHVKQPI, encoded by the exons ATGATATCGCCTTCCGATCTG TGGCTGCAGCTGAAGGCGCtggggcgcggcgcgcggctggTGCCGTTCTACAAGGCCGTGTGCGTGTACTTCgtggcgggcggcggcgcgcccTCGCCCTCCGCCGCCGCGCTCAAGTGCGCGCCCGTGCTCTGCCTGCTGCTGTGCGTGCTGCTGGCGACGGGCGGGGCCGGCGGGTACGCGCGGCGCGTGTGCGCGGGGCTGGCGCTGTCGGCGCTGGGCGACGCGCTGCTGGTGTGGCCGCAGCACTTCGTGGCCGGCATGGCGGCGTTCGCGGCCGCGCACGTGGCCTACCTGTGCGCCTTCGGGCTGCggccgcgccgcgcgcgcctCGGCGCCGCGCTGCTGGGCGGCGCGCTGCTGTACGCGTGGCTGGTGCGGGCGCCGGGCGCGCTGCGGCCGCTGGTGGCCGCCTACGCGCTGCTGCTGAGCGCCATGGCGTGGCGCGGCGCCGCCCGCCCCGGCGCGCAACGTGCCGGCGCCTTGCTGTTCCTGCTGTCCGACGCGATCCTGGGCTACAGCCTGTTCGCCGGGCCCGTGCCGCACGCGCAG CGATCTCACAGTCACGTAAAGCAGCCGATCTAA
- the Noa36 gene encoding zinc finger protein 330 homolog produces MPKKKTGQRKKAEKQKLRQKEIRNAREHVDIAQHPCNLPMECDKCLKKQKSRAFCYFCSAVQRLPACAQCGKIKCMLKSGDCVVRHPGVFTTGLGMVGAICDFCEAWVCHGRKCLQSHACTCPLADAVCLECERGVWEHGGRVFRCCFCQGFLCEDDQFEHQASCQVLESETYKCQSCNRLGQYSCLRCKTCFCEEHVRRKGARGTRGAPPCPRCGYATHQTADLSMSTRSHRYGRQGAAQPGDGDDDDDGGDYSHAGYNADGGMEGGDYSYSESDDDDDDDDDSSEEEESEEEEPDKTATTNTKT; encoded by the exons ATGCCCAAGAAAAAAACAGGTCAACGTAAGAAAGCCGAAAAACAAAAGCTGCGTCAAAAAGAAATCCGCAATGCGAGAGAACACGTCGATATAGCGCAGCATCCGTGCAACCTTCCCATGGAGTGCGACAAGTGCCTCAA GAAGCAGAAGAGCCGCGCATTCTGCTACTTCTGCTCGGCGGTGCAGCGGCTGCCGGCGTGCGCACAGTGCGGCAAGATCAAGTGCATGCTCAAGTCTGGAGACTGCGTGGTGCGCCACCCGGGCGTCTTCACCACTGGACTCGGCATGGTG GGCGCCATCTGTGACTTCTGCGAGGCGTGGGTGTGCCACGGCCGCAAGTGCCTGCAGTCGCACGCCTGCACGTGCCCGCTGGCCGACGCCGTCTGTCTCGAGTGTGAACGAG GAGTGTGGGAGCACGGCGGGCGTGTGTTCCGCTGCTGCTTCTGTCAGGGCTTCCTGTGCGAGGACGACCAGTTCGAGCACCAGGCCTCCTGCCAAGTGCTGGAGTCCGAGACTTACAAGT GCCAGTCGTGCAACCGGCTGGGGCAGTACTCGTGTCTGCGCTGCAAGACGTGCTTCTGCGAGGAGCACGTGCGGCGCAAGGGCGCTCGCGGCACGCGCGGCGCACCGCCCTGCCCGCGCTGCGGCTACGCCACGCACCAGACCGCAGACCTCAGCATGTCCA CTCGCTCGCACCGCTACGGGCGGCAGGGCGCCGCGCAGCCCGGCGAcggcgacgacgacgacgacggcgGCGACTACAGCCACGCAG GATACAACGCCGACGGCGGAATGGAAGGTGGAGACTACTCGTACTCGGAGtcggacgacgacgacgacgacgacgacgacagcTCCGAAGAAGAGGAATCTGAAGAAGAGGAACCAGACAAAACTGCAACTACCAATACTAAGACATAA